Genomic window (SAR116 cluster alpha proteobacterium HIMB100):
GCTGTCCAGGCCGCCATTTCTGTCACCATGATAAGTGCTTGCATAAGCAGGAAGCTTTTCGCGATAGCTTCCTAACAAGGCCGTTAGCGAACAGTTCAGATGTTTGCCTTGCCAATCCCATAAGGCAATGTCCAGTGGACCATGACCCATATGATCAAATTGCCTCAGCTCGCGTTTCAGATCATCGAAAATGCCTTGGCGCTGTTCTGCATGGCGGCCGATCAGCATAGGGGCAAGCATCTGCATCTGGGCCAGAACTGCCGGCGATGCGCCCCAATTCAAGATATATTCACCCCAACACCCGTCTTCGGTCTCTATTTGGACTGCCTGCTTGGAAATTTCGGTCTGCGCACCAGGGGCATAGAACAAGCCGCCGATTGAACTGCCTGGCTCAGACGGGGCCAGATTATAGGCCGGAAAAGTGAATTGAGTAATTGTAACAGACGTTATTTTTGTCATTGGCCTGACTGTTCCTGACGAGTAAATGCGCTGCTGATATATCCCACCAGCTTTGCAAGCACCCGTCAAACGGAATGTCCTTGTGCCGTGAAATTCGCTAAAAGGGGAAGCGTGAACCAGCTTGTGGTTGGCGCATCACAATAAAGGGCTGGTCTTCTGCCAAGGGAACACAGAAAAACTGAGGCGGTTTCAGGCCAATTTCGCGCATTTCCATGCCTTTGTTCTGTGCTTCAGCATAGCAACCCCCTGCAGCGCTGAATCTTAATCCACTATCGATATAATCCCCTGAAAACACCCATACCAAAAGAAACTCTGCTTTATTTTGTGCATTGGCTGCCAGCGGCAATGCGGTCATTATTGCACTCAGCAGAACAAGAATTCTTAATTTTCTCATAGGTCACTCTCCACAGAATTTACTGATGATATTGCTGCCCTGCGCCTGACTTATAAGAACACGGTCTGGCCTGTCTCAGCACTCTTCTGAGCTGCCATACCAATATCGACAGCCTTTATGCCGTCTTCAAGGCCTACCTCTACTGTACCGCTATGCCTGACCAGATCAGCAAATTTCTGATGCTGATAATATGTCGCTCCGTTGTGATCTCCCGCTTTCAGCAAAGCAGGGTCCACAGGCAAAGGCAATATGGCCTGCTGGCGAGGCGAGCGCCGAGATATGACAAGCTCAGGAACAGGTGGCGGGCCAGCCTCATCTGGCCAGAACCGCGTTGGCCCGGGGACTTTTGCTTCAATCTTTCCTGCCGGACCAACCGCGCTGATTTCTTCTTGAAACTGGCTGGCCTCAGCGAACATACATAATTCGAGCATGGCTCTGATCCCATTTTCAAAATTTACGATAACATAGCCATGATCCCAGATATCCGGGGTTTGGCCATCATAACATTCATCCAAATGATTAACGGCTTGGCCTGCTGAGGCCATCACGGAAACCGCCTCACTTTTTGTCATCAGCCGCATAAGATCAAAGAAATGACAACATTTTTCAACAAATGTGCCACCTGAATTCCGGTTAAATCTGTTCCAGTCACCGACTTTCTGCAGAAACGGGAAGCGATGTTCACGAATGGTCACCATCTTAAGCCCGCCTGTAACATCTTCCATTTCACTCAACAAGCCTGCAATTGGCGGCATGTAGCGATATTCCATACCCACCCATACAGGTGCAGCATAGCTATTCTTTAATTCTAACATATGCACTCGGTCAGCAGGATCTGTGAAGAGAGGCTTTTCCATCAAAATCGGTTTTTCGCTCACCTTTTGAATCTGCTCAAACTGGCTTTTGTGCAGATTGTTGGGAGACGCAACAACAAGGCAATCTACTGTCTGTGAACGCACAACCTCTTCCAAAGATGATGCAAAAATTGCATCAGGAACCAAAGCCTTTGCTTGTTCGCGCATCTGCGCATCAGGCTCGTAAATCACCTTAACCGCGGTATGGTCAAGTAGCTGGATATTGCGGATATGCTCGCGGCCCATCATACCGCATCCGATTATGCCATAACCAAGCGACTGCATCACAAAACATCCTCCAGCAAATCTGTGAACTGACCTTCATGCTCATGCTGGGCATACCAGACAATTACAGTCAAACCCAAGATAAAAATAGAACAGTTTGCGAGCAGATTTATATAATTTTTCCTGTAATTAATAACCTATGCAGATGCTTTGCTTTATGGTGTTAAGGCTCTATGGTCTGAGTGTGAAAGATCATGTTCGGAGAATGGCGATGCCTGCTACAAAACAAGCTGTGTTGGTTGGTTGCGGTATGGTCAGTTCAGTGTATATGGACGCATTCAGCTATCTTCGCGAACGCATCAGACTGAAAGGGGTGATGGCAAGCACAGCTGAGTCTGCAAAGGCCTTTACAGACCAGCAAGCAGAACCTTTTGCGTCTGATCTGCATGTCTATGAGACCACAGCCGCAATCGCCCTGGATGATGAGGTTGATTTTGTGATTTTGGCAACGCCACCAAATGCACGTCTGGATATCTGTAGGCGTCTGGTTGAAGCTGGCAAACCGGTGTTAATGGAAAAGCCAGTTGAAAGAACAGCTCAGGCCGCCCGTCAGTTGGTTAATCTGTTTGAGGAACATGATTTGCCGCTGGCTATTGTTCTGCAGCATCGGGCAAGGGCGTCTGCGCTGCAATTGGCCGCTATATTGGCAGATGGTGAAGCTGGTGCGTTAAGATCTGCTGAAATCACTGTACCCTGGTGGCGCCCGCAAAGTTATTATGATGTTGATGGACGCGGCAGCTATGAAAGGGATGGCGGAGGTGTTCTGATCTCGCAAGCAATACATACGCTTGATCTGGCGTTACAATTCACAGGGCCGGTCCGCTCTGTTCAGGCATTGTGCCGGACCACAGGCCATCATCAAATGGAGGCTGAGGATTTTGTGTCTGCCGGACTGACGTTCTGCAATGGCGCAATCGGTCATATTTTTGCGAGCACTGCCAGCTTTCCCGGCCGCAGTGAAGATATTTGGCTACATTTTCAGAACCTGTCTGCCCATCTTCTCTCTGACCAATTGACAATTTACAGACACTCGGGGCCAACTGAAACATTCGGAGCCAGTTCAGCAACTGGCGCCGGGGCAGACCCAATGGCCTTTTCCTCGGCCTGGCATCAGGCCGTTCTGACAAATTTTTGTGACCATCTTGACAATTCTGCTCCTCTTTTGGCCAGCGGCTCCTCTGCTTTGGCCATTCATGACCTGATTGAGGCACTTGAAACGTCATCCAGAACTGAACAGCTGGTAGTCCTGCCTGCTGAAGCCGCAAGGAGATAAAACGTGAATTTCAGTCCTCGTTTAGCAGTGCTTGGCATCGATCACAGGCATATTTTTGGCATGTTGGGCCAGATGATGGCGCATGGTGCAGTCTGTAAGGGCTGGTGGACAGCCTATGACACCTCTCTTGAGGCGGGGTTTTTAAAGCGGTTTCCAGACGTTGACAGGGTTCAGGACAAGCGAAGACTTTTGGACGATCCGGATATTGATATGATCCTGATCGCTGCTGTTCCTTGTGAAAGGGCTGAGTTGGCGATTGAAGCTATGCGCGCGGGTAAAGATGTTATGGTGGATAAGCCAGGCTGCACCACGCTGGAACAGCTTCAGCAAATTCAAACATGTGTCGCCGAAACAGGCCGCATATGGAGCGTAAATTTTTCTGAACGCTTTGAGGTGCCTGCCGTCACCAAAGCAGATGAGTTGGTCAGGGCAGGGGCAATTGGCTCTGTAAAACAGACTCTGGGTATCGGCCCGCACAGACAAAATCTGGATAGCCGGCCAGATTGGTTTTTTGATCGTCAGCGATTTGGCGGCATTTTATGTGATATTGGTTCTCATCAAATAGATCAGTATTTGTATTTCACAGGTGCACAACATGTGCGCATCAGCCATGCTTACACCGAAAACACTACGCTACCGGCCTATCCCGGGTTTCAGGACTTTGGTGAAATTGTACTCAACAGCCCACAAGGGAATGGCTATATCCGGGTTGATTGGTTTACTCCGGATGCGCTGCCCACATGGGGAGATGGGCGGTTGTTCATTCTGGGAGATGAAGGGTCTATTGAAATCCGAAAATATACCAATATTGCCCAGCCGCACATTACTGATCAGCTATTTTTGGCAACGCATAAAGATGTGAGGCAAATCGATTGCCGAGACTCTGGATTGCCCTATTTCTCAAATCTTATCAATGATATAAAAGACAGAACTGAAACGGCTTGTAAGCAAAATCATACCTTTGCTGCCACATCTCTTGCGCTTGAGGCCCAGCAGCTGGCGGACAGTTCTTGTGCGCAGGGAGCAGACTGATGCGAAAGTTGCGTGTGGGCATAGTTGGAGCGGGAATTGGCGCCGAACATTTTCAGGCTTATCTTGCGCTCCATGACAGGTTTGACGTTCGGTATATGTGCGATCTTGATGAAGTGCGTGCTGCAAGGGCTGTAACTGGCCACGACCAGACCAAGGTTACTGCCAGCTTAAATCAAGTACTGGATGATCCAGAAATAGATATTGTGGATGTTTGTTTGCCACCATATC
Coding sequences:
- a CDS encoding putative dehydrogenase (PFAM: Oxidoreductase family, NAD-binding Rossmann fold; Oxidoreductase family, C-terminal alpha/beta domain) — encoded protein: MQSLGYGIIGCGMMGREHIRNIQLLDHTAVKVIYEPDAQMREQAKALVPDAIFASSLEEVVRSQTVDCLVVASPNNLHKSQFEQIQKVSEKPILMEKPLFTDPADRVHMLELKNSYAAPVWVGMEYRYMPPIAGLLSEMEDVTGGLKMVTIREHRFPFLQKVGDWNRFNRNSGGTFVEKCCHFFDLMRLMTKSEAVSVMASAGQAVNHLDECYDGQTPDIWDHGYVIVNFENGIRAMLELCMFAEASQFQEEISAVGPAGKIEAKVPGPTRFWPDEAGPPPVPELVISRRSPRQQAILPLPVDPALLKAGDHNGATYYQHQKFADLVRHSGTVEVGLEDGIKAVDIGMAAQKSAETGQTVFL
- a CDS encoding putative dehydrogenase (PFAM: Oxidoreductase family, NAD-binding Rossmann fold; Oxidoreductase family, C-terminal alpha/beta domain): MPATKQAVLVGCGMVSSVYMDAFSYLRERIRLKGVMASTAESAKAFTDQQAEPFASDLHVYETTAAIALDDEVDFVILATPPNARLDICRRLVEAGKPVLMEKPVERTAQAARQLVNLFEEHDLPLAIVLQHRARASALQLAAILADGEAGALRSAEITVPWWRPQSYYDVDGRGSYERDGGGVLISQAIHTLDLALQFTGPVRSVQALCRTTGHHQMEAEDFVSAGLTFCNGAIGHIFASTASFPGRSEDIWLHFQNLSAHLLSDQLTIYRHSGPTETFGASSATGAGADPMAFSSAWHQAVLTNFCDHLDNSAPLLASGSSALAIHDLIEALETSSRTEQLVVLPAEAARR
- a CDS encoding putative dehydrogenase (PFAM: Oxidoreductase family, NAD-binding Rossmann fold; Oxidoreductase family, C-terminal alpha/beta domain; overlaps another CDS with the same product name) yields the protein MNFSPRLAVLGIDHRHIFGMLGQMMAHGAVCKGWWTAYDTSLEAGFLKRFPDVDRVQDKRRLLDDPDIDMILIAAVPCERAELAIEAMRAGKDVMVDKPGCTTLEQLQQIQTCVAETGRIWSVNFSERFEVPAVTKADELVRAGAIGSVKQTLGIGPHRQNLDSRPDWFFDRQRFGGILCDIGSHQIDQYLYFTGAQHVRISHAYTENTTLPAYPGFQDFGEIVLNSPQGNGYIRVDWFTPDALPTWGDGRLFILGDEGSIEIRKYTNIAQPHITDQLFLATHKDVRQIDCRDSGLPYFSNLINDIKDRTETACKQNHTFAATSLALEAQQLADSSCAQGAD